Proteins encoded in a region of the Bacillus sp. T3 genome:
- a CDS encoding retron system putative HNH endonuclease, which yields MKHIEKKPSPSAFEHWKKSAGGSASYPTIPPAIKNIVRESLLDEQYWLCCYCGLSLTRNNIHIEHFRPQSKFRSLQLDYRNLHASCMGKLVHHDKEVSDFCGHSKKDWFDPDLMVSPLDPNCESYFEYGFDGTVIGANHNRAAEETIHRLGLNTYLPIKQREEAINAIFDLIDFSDTEQIKEMIQFLETPDSTNRLPSFGYIISRLLKTLL from the coding sequence ATGAAGCATATTGAAAAAAAGCCCTCACCAAGTGCATTTGAACATTGGAAGAAATCAGCCGGAGGTTCTGCAAGCTACCCGACGATTCCTCCGGCCATCAAAAATATTGTCCGCGAAAGCTTGCTAGATGAACAGTACTGGCTTTGTTGTTATTGTGGTCTCAGTTTGACCAGAAATAATATTCATATTGAGCATTTTCGACCACAATCTAAATTTAGATCACTGCAGTTAGACTACCGAAATCTTCATGCCTCTTGCATGGGAAAATTGGTTCATCATGACAAAGAGGTTTCCGACTTCTGTGGCCATTCAAAAAAGGATTGGTTTGACCCGGATTTGATGGTCTCACCGCTTGATCCGAATTGTGAAAGTTATTTTGAATATGGCTTTGATGGAACGGTTATTGGGGCCAATCATAACCGTGCTGCTGAAGAAACCATTCATCGCCTAGGCTTGAATACCTACTTACCGATAAAACAACGAGAAGAAGCGATTAATGCGATATTTGATTTGATCGATTTCTCAGATACAGAACAAATCAAGGAAATGATCCAATTTCTCGAAACACCCGATTCCACCAATAGACTACCATCGTTCGGTTACATAATTAGTAGATTACTAAAAACATTGCTTTAA
- a CDS encoding trypsin-like peptidase domain-containing protein, with product MGEKDGDWKDVAVLKIEGKNLPTLKLGNSDAVEDQEKVWAIGYPSVVEFNILSVDSSLESTMNSGEISATSKKLETGTSVIQINAATSTGNSGGPVINDKGEIVGLLTFGSELTGFDFMMPVNTVKEFVNQAGAKNTSSETDKLFKEGLDLYWGGYYKDALEKFESVKRIFPNHSSIDKYITDSEKKVDDSKILWSNYSTIFYIVDGLAGLLIIILMLFTFVFVPKKPKVMAITAGGPAVDHRAGPRITQQTESLPRAGAGPGSGPIAGASPPTSPNHNAPNQNNVGNIDSPDAQLSSQQQQTPQSPKTDDQNKNE from the coding sequence GTGGGTGAAAAAGATGGAGACTGGAAGGACGTTGCGGTCTTAAAAATAGAAGGTAAAAACCTTCCAACATTGAAATTGGGTAATTCCGATGCCGTAGAAGATCAAGAAAAAGTATGGGCAATTGGTTACCCTTCAGTAGTAGAATTTAACATACTATCAGTTGATTCTTCATTAGAGTCAACCATGAACTCCGGTGAAATTTCGGCTACATCTAAAAAGCTGGAAACAGGAACGAGCGTCATTCAAATTAACGCTGCAACGTCAACCGGTAACAGTGGTGGACCAGTTATTAATGATAAAGGGGAAATAGTAGGTCTCCTCACCTTCGGCTCAGAATTAACTGGATTTGACTTTATGATGCCGGTTAACACCGTAAAAGAATTTGTCAATCAAGCTGGCGCCAAAAATACTAGCAGCGAAACAGATAAATTATTTAAGGAAGGTCTGGACCTGTATTGGGGTGGATACTATAAAGATGCCTTAGAAAAATTTGAATCGGTTAAACGAATCTTCCCAAATCATTCATCTATCGATAAATACATTACCGATTCTGAGAAAAAGGTAGATGATAGTAAAATCCTCTGGTCTAATTATTCGACTATCTTCTATATAGTCGACGGTTTGGCAGGATTACTGATTATCATTTTAATGCTGTTTACGTTTGTTTTCGTTCCGAAAAAACCAAAAGTGATGGCGATTACTGCTGGAGGACCCGCAGTTGATCATCGAGCAGGACCAAGAATTACTCAGCAAACAGAATCGCTACCAAGAGCCGGAGCAGGACCTGGATCGGGACCAATCGCTGGAGCGAGTCCGCCGACATCACCTAATCATAATGCACCAAACCAAAATAATGTTGGAAATATAGATAGCCCAGATGCTCAGCTCAGCAGTCAGCAACAGCAAACACCACAATCGCCGAAAACGGATGATCAAAACAAAAATGAATAA
- a CDS encoding YkvA family protein gives MVGKSEDGKTNKYVEILMFGPDLFHLLCKLSVDNNVTFSDKAKLGAAIAYFISPVDLVPEALMGPIGYVDDIAVAAYVLNNIINNTSPDIVREHWAGDQDVLEVIKKIIATADKMVGAGIVKKIRKKFGV, from the coding sequence GTGGTGGGAAAAAGTGAGGACGGCAAGACGAATAAATATGTAGAAATATTAATGTTTGGTCCAGATCTATTCCATTTGTTATGTAAATTATCGGTTGATAACAATGTAACCTTTTCTGATAAAGCCAAATTAGGAGCCGCAATTGCCTATTTTATCTCCCCTGTAGATTTGGTTCCTGAAGCATTGATGGGTCCAATCGGTTATGTAGATGATATCGCCGTTGCCGCCTATGTACTGAATAACATAATAAATAATACGAGCCCTGACATCGTAAGGGAGCACTGGGCAGGCGATCAGGATGTGTTAGAAGTCATTAAAAAAATTATTGCCACTGCCGATAAGATGGTTGGCGCAGGCATCGTGAAAAAGATCCGCAAGAAATTTGGCGTATAG